A single genomic interval of Spirosoma taeanense harbors:
- a CDS encoding tellurite resistance TerB family protein: MGLGSLVYALSKLDGSLQREEIQTVRELFASDPHADLVIYAYFIRENTGESVDEAYAFGMRRLMAQRVELNEQTKKRFVSILRRVARAHEGISRQERAFIRRFWHEIRHL; this comes from the coding sequence ATGGGTTTAGGCAGTCTTGTTTATGCACTGTCCAAACTGGACGGCTCTCTGCAACGGGAAGAAATACAGACTGTCCGGGAGCTGTTCGCCAGCGACCCCCATGCCGATTTAGTCATTTACGCCTATTTTATTCGGGAAAACACGGGTGAATCGGTCGATGAGGCCTATGCGTTTGGTATGCGCCGGCTAATGGCTCAGCGGGTAGAACTAAACGAACAAACCAAAAAACGATTTGTCAGCATCCTGCGCCGGGTTGCCCGAGCCCACGAGGGTATCTCCCGTCAGGAACGAGCGTTTATCCGACGGTTCTGGCACGAGATTCGACACCTTTAA
- a CDS encoding aspartate aminotransferase family protein, with amino-acid sequence MHSVTHRQLFFQHVAQTSEFPLALEIERAEGIYLYGTDSFSAGDKRYIDLISGIGVSNVGHRHPRVLQAIQAQLDKYLHLMVYGEYVQTPQTQLAHALAQTLPPGLDNVYFTNSGTEAIEGAMKLAKRYTGRSEFISCFNAYHGATQGALSLSGDENFKQNYRPLLPDVRHIRHGAWEDISKISARTAAVVIEVVAGEAGIRVPDAAYLQAVRQRCTDMGALLIFDEIQTGFGRTGTFWAFEGFGVQPDVLVCAKGMGGGMPIGAFISSAEVMSVFKNNPILGHITTFGGHPVSCAASLATLHVIQQEKLHEQAEAKGELFRQLLNHPAIREVRGRGLMLAAEFDSFDTLKPVIDRAITQGVITDWFLFCNNSMRIAPPLIITEEQIREACAVILDAIDAT; translated from the coding sequence ATGCATTCGGTTACGCACCGGCAATTGTTTTTTCAGCACGTCGCACAAACTTCCGAGTTTCCCTTAGCCCTGGAAATCGAGCGGGCCGAAGGCATTTATCTCTACGGCACCGACAGTTTCTCGGCGGGTGATAAGCGATATATCGACTTAATTTCGGGTATTGGCGTCAGTAACGTGGGGCATCGTCACCCGCGGGTGCTACAGGCCATTCAGGCCCAGCTGGACAAGTATCTGCACCTGATGGTGTATGGCGAATACGTGCAGACGCCCCAGACGCAGCTTGCCCACGCGCTGGCTCAGACCCTACCGCCTGGCCTGGACAACGTGTATTTTACCAACTCCGGCACCGAAGCCATCGAGGGCGCGATGAAGCTGGCTAAACGCTATACCGGCCGCAGCGAATTCATTAGCTGCTTTAATGCCTACCACGGCGCTACGCAGGGCGCTTTATCGCTTTCCGGCGACGAGAATTTTAAACAGAACTACCGGCCGCTGCTGCCGGACGTTCGGCATATTCGACACGGCGCGTGGGAAGATATTTCGAAGATCAGCGCCCGCACCGCAGCCGTCGTAATTGAGGTAGTAGCCGGCGAAGCGGGAATCCGAGTACCCGACGCGGCATATCTACAGGCCGTTCGCCAGCGCTGTACCGACATGGGCGCACTGCTGATCTTCGACGAAATTCAAACGGGTTTCGGGCGGACCGGCACCTTCTGGGCGTTCGAAGGGTTTGGCGTCCAGCCCGACGTACTGGTCTGCGCCAAAGGCATGGGGGGCGGTATGCCCATTGGGGCGTTTATTAGTTCGGCGGAGGTGATGAGCGTGTTTAAGAACAACCCCATTCTGGGTCATATCACGACCTTCGGCGGGCATCCGGTTTCGTGCGCGGCCTCACTGGCAACCCTCCACGTTATCCAGCAGGAAAAACTGCACGAACAGGCCGAGGCCAAAGGAGAGTTATTCCGGCAATTGCTCAACCATCCGGCCATTCGGGAGGTACGCGGCAGAGGGCTGATGCTGGCGGCCGAGTTCGACTCGTTCGACACACTCAAGCCTGTCATCGACCGCGCCATTACGCAGGGCGTTATCACCGACTGGTTCCTGTTCTGCAATAATTCGATGCGTATCGCCCCGCCCTTAATCATCACTGAAGAGCAGATTCGGGAAGCCTGCGCCGTGATTCTGGACGCTATTGATGCCACGTAG